A window of the Pelagicoccus albus genome harbors these coding sequences:
- the prfA gene encoding peptide chain release factor 1, whose translation MAIKLPEIAPFKARVEEIDEMMNKPDFYSDARRSAALSREHTKLRQLIEDYGLLEKAKTDLADNLEMLEDPSGDEELKELAEMEVPELEEKIESLEQKILAAMIPPEETDSRNTIVEIRAGAGGDEASLFAADLYRMYSRLAERKGWRVEQMSASESGIDGFKEVIFSISGEEVYKKLKLESGVHRVQRVPETESQGRIHTSTVTVAVLPEAEEVDVEINPQDLEITATRASGAGGQHVNTTDSAINIVHKPTGITVYCADERSQIKNRAKAMKVLYSRILQVKQEEERAKYAENRKKQVGTGDRSERIRTYNFPQSRLTDHRIGLTVHSLPAVMEGEMDEILETLENEDMRLKIEALMTGSKSS comes from the coding sequence ATGGCTATCAAGCTTCCAGAAATTGCCCCTTTCAAGGCCCGCGTCGAGGAGATCGACGAAATGATGAACAAGCCGGACTTCTACAGTGATGCGCGTAGATCGGCAGCCCTGTCGCGTGAACACACGAAGCTCCGCCAGTTGATCGAGGACTATGGCTTACTCGAAAAAGCGAAGACGGATTTGGCGGATAATCTCGAAATGCTGGAGGATCCAAGTGGCGACGAGGAGCTAAAGGAATTGGCCGAGATGGAAGTGCCCGAGCTAGAAGAGAAGATCGAGTCGCTCGAACAAAAAATCCTCGCTGCCATGATCCCGCCCGAAGAGACGGATTCCCGCAACACGATCGTGGAAATCCGAGCTGGGGCAGGGGGAGATGAGGCTTCGCTTTTCGCTGCTGATTTGTACCGCATGTACTCCCGTTTGGCCGAACGCAAAGGCTGGCGAGTCGAACAAATGAGCGCCAGCGAGAGCGGCATCGACGGTTTCAAGGAAGTGATTTTCTCCATCAGCGGAGAAGAGGTTTACAAGAAGCTGAAACTCGAGAGCGGGGTGCATCGCGTGCAGCGTGTGCCAGAAACTGAGTCGCAGGGACGCATCCATACTTCGACTGTGACGGTAGCCGTGCTGCCTGAAGCCGAGGAAGTCGACGTTGAGATCAACCCACAGGATTTGGAAATCACCGCGACGCGAGCGAGTGGAGCTGGGGGACAGCACGTCAACACCACTGACTCCGCCATCAATATCGTGCACAAGCCAACGGGGATCACCGTGTACTGCGCGGATGAGCGTTCCCAGATCAAGAATCGGGCTAAGGCGATGAAGGTTTTGTATTCTCGCATCCTGCAGGTGAAACAGGAGGAAGAGCGGGCCAAGTACGCTGAGAACCGCAAGAAGCAAGTGGGTACCGGAGACCGCAGCGAGCGCATCCGCACCTATAATTTCCCGCAAAGCCGGCTCACCGACCACCGAATTGGCCTGACCGTGCACAGTTTGCCGGCGGTCATGGAGGGAGAAATGGACGAGATTCTCGAGACTTTGGAAAACGAGGATATGCGTCTGAAGATCGAGGCTTTGATGACGGGATCCAAGTCCTCCTAA
- the prmC gene encoding peptide chain release factor N(5)-glutamine methyltransferase has product MLTVLEVVQRSSAFLEGKGVESPRLNAEWLIAAALGMDRMKLYMQFDRPLKEAELAEMRSMVARRAKREPLQYVIGTAPFHELDLKVDSRALIPRPETEQLVELAIDSLGENDVPYRIVDLGTGSGAIALALAFALPRAELFAVDASRDALELAQENALRCGLQNRVTYVLSDWFSDFDPEGPFDLIISNPPYLTDEEMKTAEPEVRDFEPLSALRADREGLSDLEQIVRGAFERLKPGGILWLETGIGHRSALLDLCSEVGYSDCLGCDDWSGRPRFIKATR; this is encoded by the coding sequence ATGCTGACAGTCTTAGAAGTGGTGCAGCGTAGCTCCGCTTTTTTGGAAGGCAAAGGGGTGGAGAGTCCTCGCCTCAATGCGGAGTGGCTTATCGCTGCCGCGCTCGGGATGGATCGGATGAAGCTTTACATGCAATTCGACCGTCCGCTCAAGGAGGCGGAGCTCGCCGAGATGCGTTCTATGGTTGCCCGACGAGCCAAGAGGGAACCGCTGCAATACGTTATTGGGACGGCTCCTTTTCACGAATTGGACCTGAAGGTGGATTCGCGGGCATTGATCCCTCGGCCGGAGACCGAGCAATTGGTTGAATTGGCGATCGATTCCCTAGGAGAGAATGACGTGCCCTACCGGATCGTGGATCTCGGCACCGGAAGCGGCGCGATCGCGCTCGCTTTGGCCTTTGCTTTGCCTCGAGCAGAATTGTTCGCCGTTGATGCGAGTCGAGACGCTTTGGAGCTCGCCCAGGAAAACGCCCTAAGATGCGGTTTGCAGAATCGCGTGACCTATGTGCTCTCGGACTGGTTTTCGGATTTCGATCCAGAAGGCCCTTTCGATTTGATTATCTCAAATCCCCCTTACCTGACGGATGAAGAGATGAAGACCGCGGAACCTGAGGTTCGGGATTTCGAACCTCTCTCGGCTTTGCGGGCTGATCGCGAAGGGCTTTCGGACTTGGAGCAAATCGTTCGAGGCGCTTTCGAACGGCTGAAACCCGGTGGTATTCTCTGGCTGGAGACGGGCATTGGCCATCGTAGCGCCTTGTTGGATCTCTGTTCAGAAGTCGGCTATTCCGATTGCCTCGGGTGCGACGACTGGAGCGGTCGGCCCCGTTTCATCAAAGCGACCAGATAA
- the ccoN gene encoding cytochrome-c oxidase, cbb3-type subunit I, with translation MSDQKRVIEYDDQTVRMFMIASIVWGIVGMLAGVFVAAQLNFHFLNFNMEWLTFGRLRPLHTNAVIFAFVGNMMFAGVYHSTQRLVKARLGSDILSKIHFWGWQLIIVSAAVTLPLGFTRGKEYAELIWPINLAVVVIWVVFALNFFLTLAKRNEKSLYVAIWFYIATIMTVAMLYIVNHLSIPTGLLHSYPVFGGVQDALVQWWYGHNAVAFFLTTPILGIMYYYMPKAADRPVYSYRLSVVHFWSLVFIYIWAGPHHLLYTALPGWLQQLGMIFSLMLWAPSWGGMLNGLLTLRGAWDKLRSDPVLKFFAAGVTFYGMATFEGPLLSIRSVNSLAHYTDWIIGHVHAGTLGWNGFMAAGMFYFLAPRLWNTKLYSVSMANMHFWLGLVGILLYVASMWVSGITQGLMLNNADEQGILAYPNFLETLQSIRPLMLTRVVGGGLYLAGFIMMAYNIWMTAKSGKAVNGVCEVSEADDDAKKMGLISAVMHPAFLYSAGLVVFSCVWLFADGFVELAGMALTIVTVMSCIVHFARSGDSFAQWYDKLLENSMPFTVLVLLSAATGGVVQILPLVNIDKATVAEDKIQRVYTPLELAGRDIYISEGCYNCHSQQIRPFVAEVKRYGDYSRLGESIYDHPYQWGSRRTGPDLARLGSKYPDSWHYDHMENPRQTSPGSNMPNYPWLFKKFTDYGSLPSKINTQKMLGVPFPDWSPAEIDSAAKAQAKEIQENLESLGKEVDADTQIVALIAYLQQLGKSIDVQEQQAANN, from the coding sequence ATGTCCGATCAGAAACGAGTAATCGAGTACGACGACCAAACCGTTCGCATGTTTATGATAGCCTCCATTGTGTGGGGCATCGTGGGCATGCTTGCGGGCGTTTTCGTAGCCGCCCAGCTAAACTTCCACTTCCTTAACTTCAATATGGAGTGGCTAACATTCGGGCGTTTGCGTCCGCTGCATACCAATGCGGTCATCTTCGCCTTTGTCGGCAATATGATGTTCGCAGGCGTTTACCACTCGACCCAGCGTTTGGTGAAGGCTCGTCTTGGTTCCGACATCTTGTCGAAAATTCACTTCTGGGGATGGCAGCTGATCATCGTTTCGGCGGCTGTTACGCTTCCGCTCGGTTTCACGCGTGGCAAGGAGTACGCCGAACTGATTTGGCCGATCAATCTCGCGGTGGTCGTGATTTGGGTCGTTTTCGCCCTGAATTTCTTCCTCACGCTCGCCAAGAGAAATGAGAAATCCCTCTACGTAGCGATTTGGTTCTACATCGCCACCATCATGACCGTGGCGATGCTCTACATCGTCAATCACCTCTCGATTCCAACTGGATTGCTGCACTCTTATCCGGTGTTCGGCGGTGTGCAGGACGCTTTGGTGCAGTGGTGGTACGGGCACAACGCGGTGGCATTCTTCCTGACCACGCCAATCTTGGGCATCATGTACTACTACATGCCGAAGGCCGCGGATAGACCGGTTTATTCCTACCGTCTCTCGGTTGTACACTTTTGGTCTTTGGTTTTCATCTACATCTGGGCCGGACCTCACCACTTGCTCTACACCGCTTTGCCGGGCTGGCTGCAGCAGTTGGGGATGATCTTCAGTCTTATGCTTTGGGCGCCATCGTGGGGAGGTATGCTCAATGGTCTGCTCACTCTGCGTGGCGCATGGGACAAGCTCCGTTCGGATCCTGTACTGAAGTTCTTCGCCGCGGGTGTAACATTCTACGGTATGGCGACCTTTGAAGGTCCGCTACTTTCCATTCGCTCAGTTAATTCGCTCGCTCACTACACGGACTGGATCATCGGTCACGTGCACGCCGGTACCCTCGGATGGAACGGATTCATGGCGGCTGGTATGTTCTACTTCCTCGCTCCACGTCTCTGGAATACGAAGCTCTACTCCGTATCGATGGCCAACATGCACTTCTGGTTGGGCCTCGTGGGTATCCTGCTTTACGTGGCCTCGATGTGGGTGTCTGGAATCACCCAAGGTCTAATGCTCAACAACGCCGATGAGCAGGGCATTTTGGCTTATCCCAATTTCCTCGAGACACTACAGTCGATTCGTCCACTCATGCTAACCCGTGTAGTGGGTGGCGGACTCTACTTGGCCGGATTCATCATGATGGCCTACAACATCTGGATGACCGCCAAATCCGGTAAGGCGGTTAACGGTGTCTGTGAAGTTTCCGAGGCAGATGACGATGCCAAGAAGATGGGTCTGATCTCTGCGGTCATGCATCCCGCGTTCCTATACTCGGCTGGCTTGGTTGTATTCTCCTGCGTATGGCTATTCGCCGACGGTTTTGTAGAGTTGGCAGGCATGGCGTTGACGATTGTCACCGTTATGAGCTGTATCGTACACTTTGCCCGCAGCGGCGATAGTTTTGCCCAATGGTACGACAAGCTTCTCGAGAACTCGATGCCGTTCACAGTGCTTGTGCTGCTTTCAGCTGCCACCGGCGGTGTGGTTCAGATCTTGCCATTGGTAAACATCGATAAGGCAACTGTTGCTGAAGACAAAATCCAGCGAGTCTACACTCCACTCGAATTGGCGGGACGCGACATCTACATCAGCGAAGGTTGTTACAACTGTCACTCGCAGCAGATTCGTCCTTTCGTCGCGGAAGTGAAACGCTACGGCGACTACAGCCGCCTCGGCGAATCTATCTACGATCACCCGTATCAATGGGGATCGCGTCGTACAGGTCCAGACCTCGCTCGATTGGGCAGCAAGTATCCGGATTCTTGGCACTACGACCATATGGAAAACCCACGTCAGACTTCTCCAGGCTCAAACATGCCTAACTATCCTTGGCTGTTTAAGAAGTTCACTGACTACGGATCACTTCCTTCCAAGATCAATACTCAGAAAATGTTGGGCGTTCCATTCCCCGATTGGTCGCCAGCCGAGATCGATTCTGCCGCCAAGGCGCAAGCCAAGGAAATCCAGGAAAATCTCGAGTCTTTGGGTAAGGAAGTTGATGCTGACACTCAGATCGTAGCTTTGATCGCTTACCTACAGCAATTGGGCAAGTCGATCGACGTGCAAGAGCAACAGGCGGCTAACAACTAA
- a CDS encoding cbb3-type cytochrome c oxidase N-terminal domain-containing protein: MSQQANDEKIREHSYDGIQEFDKSLPNWWLFTLYGTIVFAIAYWVYYQKTDIGLDQHEEFDAAMAQVDEAVAKAKAEAGVLDDDTFAIMAKDPAIVAEGETIYKQTCSACHGQNREGGIGLPLNDAEWKHGSNPLAIKAIVETGVATAGMPAWGPVLGDEKVNQVVAYLVANQVN; this comes from the coding sequence ATGAGTCAGCAAGCTAACGACGAGAAAATACGCGAGCACAGCTACGACGGCATACAAGAGTTTGATAAGAGTCTGCCAAACTGGTGGCTGTTTACTCTCTATGGCACCATCGTATTCGCCATCGCCTATTGGGTCTATTATCAGAAGACTGATATCGGCCTCGATCAGCATGAGGAATTCGACGCCGCAATGGCCCAAGTCGACGAAGCAGTGGCCAAAGCGAAAGCGGAAGCAGGTGTTCTCGACGACGACACTTTTGCTATTATGGCCAAGGACCCCGCCATCGTAGCGGAAGGCGAAACCATCTACAAGCAGACATGTTCCGCTTGCCACGGTCAAAACCGCGAAGGTGGAATCGGTCTGCCACTTAACGACGCTGAATGGAAACACGGCTCCAACCCGCTTGCTATCAAAGCGATAGTGGAAACCGGAGTAGCCACGGCCGGCATGCCCGCATGGGGACCTGTCTTGGGCGACGAAAAAGTTAACCAGGTTGTAGCTTATTTAGTGGCCAATCAGGTAAATTAG